Sequence from the Sphingobium indicum B90A genome:
TGCCGGATCGATCCCGGCTTCGGACGGCGGAACAGGAGCCTGCGTCGCGGGCGCGGCGGGCGCAAATGCCTCGGCAGGAGGCGTCGGGGACGGTGCCTCGCGCTGCACCGGGGGCTCGACGCGGGCGGGCGGCGCGGTCGGCTCGGCTCGTGCCGCCGCGCGCGCCGCGGGCTTGGGCGCGCTCCGTTCCGCCCCGGTCGCTGCGCCAGCGGTCTGCGTCTTCTCCTCTGCTTGCGCGGCCGCGATGGCGGCCTCCAGGCGTTCTTCGACCGATGGCGTCGCCTGGACCACGGGCTGAGCCGGCGCGAATGTCGGAGCGGAGGCCGCCGGGGGCGCCGGTTCGGGGGAAGCGTTGGCGATCGCCGGCTGACCGGGCGACACGACGTCCTGCGCGAGCAGCGTTGGCGAACTGAAAGCCAGAACAGCGGCAATCGCGGCCCTGGCGGGGCGAAGTGAGCGAATACGTCCAGTCATAGCCAGGGTTGAACCCGCGAACTTCACGATTCAGCGCAAAACGCGCAGGATATTCCCGATCAATCGAGCCAAAGCACCGACGAAATGATCCGACCTTGGTCAATATTAACAGGCGTTCATTTCTATTGGGCGGTTTCTACTCTTCAGCCTCTGCCAGCAGCGCGAAGATTGCGATCCATTATTTGGGATCATCATCCCGATTGTCACGGCGCGCGCCGTCGATCTGCCGCCTGCTGCGTTCTTCTTCCGCCGATAGGGCCAGACGTTCCGCCTTGGTCCGGCCGAACTTGACGCGATTGCCCTGCGCCCGGCGCTCCTTGTCCGCCCGCGCCTTCGCCTTGCGCGCCTGCCGCAGGTTGACGATGTCGCCCATGACGTCGACGGGCCTCCATGAGGGGATGGAGCGGGTAGCGGGGATCGAACCCGCATCACAAGCTTGGAAGGCTAGTGCTCTACCATTGAGCTATACCCGCCCGTCAGGCTGAGCGCCCTGCCATCTTTGGGCGGCCTTCGTCAATATGGCA
This genomic interval carries:
- a CDS encoding DUF4169 family protein, encoding MGDIVNLRQARKAKARADKERRAQGNRVKFGRTKAERLALSAEEERSRRQIDGARRDNRDDDPK